The DNA region GCAACTTTCTTATTACCAAAAATTATCAATAGGCCTGATGAAGCAAGAATCACTAAAGTGAAAAGCGATATCAAGACTATAGAATCAGCGCTAAAACTTTATAAACTTGACAATGGTGTTTACCCTACCACAGAACAAGGATTGGGTGCCTTGATATCAAAACCTGAAATAGAGCCTATCCCAAGAAACTGGAAAAAAGGTGGATACCTTGACACCAACTCCATACCTAAAGACCCATGGGGGAACCCTTACATCTACAGATCACCGGGGGAAAACGATAGGGATTACGAAATCATTTCTTATGGAGCTGACGGCAAAGAGGGTGGTGTTGACAATGATGCTGATATAAAAAGCTACGAAATAAATTAATAAATGAACCGCAGGGCTTTTTCATTAATAGAATTAATGATAGTAATTGTAATTTTTGGAATTTCACTAATGTTTATTGTGCCAAAAATGGTGGAAAAGTATACGGAAAACAGCCCAGTAAAAAAGCAATTTGAAGAGGTAATACAAAAAGCTTATAATAAAGCATTGTCTTCAAATAAAGGGATATTTGTCCAAGGTGTAAAAGGGGGAAATACGTTATCTTTCGATAACGAAACATATAAAATAGATGAAATAACAAGCTTCAACAGTGCAAAAATAAATAATCAACTACAAAGTGGTCTTAATTTTTATTTCGGTGTATACCCTGACGGCTTTGTAGATACTTTTGAAATAGTTACCTCAAATAATGTAAAAATTATTTCCGACTCTTTAAACATGAAGGTTAATATAGTTGAATAAAAAAGGTTTTACACTACTGGAAGTTTTAATTGCTCTATCAATAACTGCGATATCTTTAATGGGCATATACCATCTCATAGAGTTTTCTCTTTCAACCTTATCAAGTTCAAAAAACAGGTATACTCTCATTAATCAGGCAAATGAGTATCTTCTTATTAAAAACAAATATCCGAGCAGTTACTACCTTTCTCAGCTAACTCAAAAAATAGATGTCAAAGATAATTTGGAAGCAAATATTTATGGGATACTTGAGCAGCGTGTTATCACTGTTTCAAACAACGATGAAGAATTAAATTTTATATACTTTGTGAAAAAATGAAAAAAGGATTTACTTTACTTGAACTTTTAATTGCATTTTTAATATCTGTACTGGTTATATCTGCTGTATACAGCATGTTAAACAGTACAATTAATTACTCAATTGCCTCAAAAGAGGAAGGGTTAAAAATCAACACCAAATACAACCTAAATAGAATTATAACAGAAGACATTACGTCGCTAACTGATATTAGTATTACCAAAGAAACTCTCTTTGGGGAAACATCTTTCAAATTAACTACAATGAATAGTATAGTGCTTAACAAGGCTGTCCCGGTAACTGTCACATATTTTGTGGAAGATAAAAAATTGTATAGAGTTGAAACAAATGAAAATATCGGGTTAAACGAAAAATTTGAACTACTTCAAAATGTGCAAAAATTTGATGTATTGAATTTTGATAGCAATGAATATAAGGAAAACTTCACTAAAATTAACATATTGAAATTTATAATTACTACAAATAATGATTCTTTTGAAGTAATTGCGGGGAATATTAAGCTGTGAATTCTAAAAAAGGGTCAGTACTTTTAATAGTTTTGATAATCATAACAACAGCACTTGCAATAGCTATGTCATTAAGCGAAAAAAATACGGAAAGCTACGTCAAAACAGTTAACTTAAAAAATCTGCTACAGGCAAATATTATTGCAACAACTGCTGCTTCTTCTGTTGCTCAAATTATAAAGGAAGACAATAATAAATCAGATAGCCTGGAAGATGCATGGGCATATCCTTTTTCTTATAATCAGGACAATATTTTTGTAGAAATTAAAGTTACTCCATTGAACTCAAAAATAAATATAAACAATCTTTATGATGGAGAAGAAAAGGTAATAAAACGGGTGGTAGATAGTTTTGAAAAAATAGCCGAGGATAACGATATCTCATTGACCAATCTACATTTAATAGCAGACTACATTGATAACAACACAACCCCTATGGCATATGGAAACGAAAATGATGACATAAATTATTTCGGTAGAACTTTAACCGTAAAAAATAAACCACTCGACACTTTTTTTGAAACATTTATAATTTTGGATAATACATCGTATAACAAATTAAACAAAATTTTTACAGCTAACAATGGTGAGAAAAAGATTAATATAAACTTCGCTTCAAAAGAGGTCCTTCAGTATTATCTGCCTGAGTTAGACACATATATAGATGATATTATAAAATATAGAGAAAGTAACGTTTATGACGATGTTTCAGAAATAAGAAAGGCAACAAATATTCCTAACGATGTATATCAATCTCTCGTAGAATTTATTAGTGTAAAATCTGACGATTTTTATTTAAGAATTAATATTGATATATCAGGCAAATTATTCTATTATCACTCGTTGATTAACAGAAAGGATGGCGTTAAGCTATTTTTTAAGGGGCTAAATGAAAACTACTTCTGACATATATTTTCTTGATATTAACGGCAAAGTTTATGACAGCAGTTTAAATGAAATTAATGAGAGTGAAGTAATTAGGTCTCACTACTCGTTACTGCTTCATGACGACTATTTTTTTTACGAAACGTTAGAAACTAACTTCCCCAAATCTTCAAAAACAAAGCTTTTGGTAAAAAACTACCTTTCAGGGACATATCCTGAAACATTGTTGGAAGATATTTATTTGTTAAAAAAGGAAAAACTAATAGCGATAATCCCCACAAAAAAATATCGTGAAATCTCATCAAGCTTATTGGAAAATGCCGAGCAGCTATCAACTATAGCCATTGAACAATTCATCAATAATAAAAATTGTATTATTTTTTTTGAAGGCTACTCAATAAAAATCGACAACGGGATCTACTATTTACCTAACACTACTTCTAATACTAGTAATCTAAAAGATTTTAATATCAATTCATTAAGTTATAACTTATTAAAAGATGACAAGAAAAGTGACTTCAAAATACTTATGGCTCCTTTAGTCGTAGTTTGCATAGCGCTGGTTCTTTTTATTGTAGGCAACATTTTTAAAATAAAAAAATTAGACATGGAAATTGCAACACTTGGCAATAAAATAGAAGAAGTCTATCAAAAGGCCAATATAACTGACAAAATTGACCCATATGGGAAACTTCTTTTTAAGGTGCAGCAAAACGCTATTAAAGAAATAAACATACTTGAAAACTATCTTTTTATTGCAAAATCGTTTTCGCAAAATGATGTCATTGATACATTAAACTATGCCGATAAATACTTTAAAATTTCAGGGAAAACATTAGATTTTAAAGCCTTGGACAAGCTCAAAAACAACTTATCAAACTATTATGAAACCGTAGAGATACTTAATACTAAAATTGAAAAAGACTTTCTTACGTTTAGTCTGAGGGTAGCAAATGCAAA from Deferrivibrio essentukiensis includes:
- a CDS encoding general secretion pathway protein GspK; this encodes MNSKKGSVLLIVLIIITTALAIAMSLSEKNTESYVKTVNLKNLLQANIIATTAASSVAQIIKEDNNKSDSLEDAWAYPFSYNQDNIFVEIKVTPLNSKININNLYDGEEKVIKRVVDSFEKIAEDNDISLTNLHLIADYIDNNTTPMAYGNENDDINYFGRTLTVKNKPLDTFFETFIILDNTSYNKLNKIFTANNGEKKININFASKEVLQYYLPELDTYIDDIIKYRESNVYDDVSEIRKATNIPNDVYQSLVEFISVKSDDFYLRINIDISGKLFYYHSLINRKDGVKLFFKGLNENYF
- a CDS encoding type IV pilus modification PilV family protein: MNKKGFTLLEVLIALSITAISLMGIYHLIEFSLSTLSSSKNRYTLINQANEYLLIKNKYPSSYYLSQLTQKIDVKDNLEANIYGILEQRVITVSNNDEELNFIYFVKK
- a CDS encoding pilus assembly FimT family protein; translated protein: MNRRAFSLIELMIVIVIFGISLMFIVPKMVEKYTENSPVKKQFEEVIQKAYNKALSSNKGIFVQGVKGGNTLSFDNETYKIDEITSFNSAKINNQLQSGLNFYFGVYPDGFVDTFEIVTSNNVKIISDSLNMKVNIVE
- the gspG gene encoding type II secretion system major pseudopilin GspG gives rise to the protein MVKKGFSLIELMVVIVILGLLATFLLPKIINRPDEARITKVKSDIKTIESALKLYKLDNGVYPTTEQGLGALISKPEIEPIPRNWKKGGYLDTNSIPKDPWGNPYIYRSPGENDRDYEIISYGADGKEGGVDNDADIKSYEIN
- a CDS encoding PulJ/GspJ family protein: MKKGFTLLELLIAFLISVLVISAVYSMLNSTINYSIASKEEGLKINTKYNLNRIITEDITSLTDISITKETLFGETSFKLTTMNSIVLNKAVPVTVTYFVEDKKLYRVETNENIGLNEKFELLQNVQKFDVLNFDSNEYKENFTKINILKFIITTNNDSFEVIAGNIKL